CGGCGCGCGCAGCGCCTTCGCCGTCTTCAAGCGCAGGCGCGCGGCCTCGATCGCGGCCTGGGGGGTCCTTCTCAAGTTCCGGGCGAGACGGGTGAAGCCCAGGAACGCGATCAGCCACTTGGTCGGGTCCCACTGGTACCAGCGCACGCCGTTGCGAAAGTCCGAGGGGAACTTGTGGTGGAAGTTGTGGTACCCCTCGCCGTTGGTGACGAAGGAGAGCAGGCCGTTGTCGCGCGCCGAATTCTCCTCCGTGTAGGGTCGCTTGCCGTAGAGGTGCGCCACGGAGTTGACGAGGAACGTCGTGTGGTGGATCACGGCGATCCGGAGGAAGCCTCCCCACAGGAGACCTCCGAGAGGACGGCCGAACAGCGCCCCGATCGCCGTCGGAATCCCGAGGCCCGCGATCAGGCCGAACCAGTTGTTGAGATGGAATTGCCAGCGGACCAGACGATTGGCCTTGAGATCGGGAACGTTGTCGTACGTGAGCTCCCCCGGCTCTTCGTAGAAGAGCCACAGGACGTGGGCCCACAGTCCGCCGCGCTTGATGCTGTACGGATCCCAGTCCCGGTCCACGTAGCGGTGATGGTCGCGGTGGTCCGAAGACCACTTCAGGGCGGAGTTCTGCAGGGCCATCGAACCGAAGAAGAGAAAGAACGCCTGCAGGGCCGGATGGCTCACGTACGCCTTGTGGGAAAAGCAGCGGTGGTATCCCGCGGTGACCGAGAAGCTCACGAGACCGAACAGAACGAAGAAGAGCGTCGGCTCCCACCAGCGAACGCCGTATGCGATCGCGTATGCGGCCGTCCCGAAGATGCCGATGACGGGCGTCAGGGAGAGGAACAGGATGTTGAACCAGCTCAATCGCCGTTCCTGCGCCACCTCCTCGGCTCCGGCGGATCGCGGGACGAGGTTTCGCCGGATCACGCTCCACCCCCCGCGGCCTGGACGGCCGGAAGCAGCGTGGCCAGGCCGAACGCGCTCTCGTGTCGCAGGGAATTGATGAAGAAGGTCGGCACCTCGACGACGCCGCTGCGAACGCCCTCTTCTCGCACCACGCGAACCCTCGTCAGGTGAACGTGGCCCCGCATGTCCCGCTGGAATTGATCGGCATCCAGACCAAGGGCGCGGGCGTGCTCGGCCAGCCTGAGCTGGTCCTCCGCTCCCTGATTTTCGAACATCCGGTCGTGGATTTCCCAGAACTTCCCCTGGGCCCCGGCCGATTCCGCCGCCTCGGCCGCGCCCTCGGACTTCCCGTCCAGCGGGAGCCTGGGGAAACTCCGGAACACGTAACGCAGCCGGGGGCCCATCTTCGCCTGGATCTTCTTGACGGCCCGATAGGATTTTGCGCATTCCCCGCACGTGAAATCTCCGTAACCCACGAGCGTCACCGCCGCGAGGGGGGACCCCCGGACGTGGTCCTTCGAATTGACCGGCGCTTTCAGCACCTTCGCCTTCTTGCTCACGAGAGATTCCCTGCGATCACGGCTTCCGCGGCCTCTCTCGACGGATCGGCGGCGAGAACACCGGCACTTACTCCGATGGCCGCGCGGCGCCGAAGGTTGGTCGGGTTTCCTGTAATAAGGTCTTGCAACATAAGAATTTCCTTTTCAAACTTCCGACTGACAGCATGGCGCAATCACGCGGGACCGTCCAATATCTTGTTTCACTCGTGGCGAGACGTCGGAACGATCATCGCGGCGCGGCTGATAAAATTCCCGTTCACCAACATGGAGCTTCGCCACCTCCGGTATTTCATCGCCGTCGCCGATGAGCTTCATTTCGGCCACGCGGCCGCCCGCATTCACATCTCGCAGCCGGCTCTGAGCCAGCAGATCCGAAACCTCGAGAAGGAGCTTCACGTCGAGCTGTTTCGTCGGTCGAAGCATCGAGTCGAGCTGACCCGGGCGGGAGAGAGCTTTTCGAGGGAGGCGCGGGAAATCCTGGCGTCGGCCGACCGGGCGGCCGACCTCGCGCGGCAGGCCGACCGGAGTGACCGGGGCCGGCTCGTCGTCGGCGCTTCCCCGAAGACGAACTGGCAGATCATGCGTCGCGTTCTACGGGATTTTGCCGACCATTTCCCCGCCGTGGAGGTCATCGTCCAGGTTCTGGCGACGGGTACCCAGACCGCGGCCCTTCAATCGGGAGGGATCGACGTCGGTTTCGTGAGCCTTCCGGTGTCGGGCGAAGGGCTGGGTTCCGAATGCCTCGAGCGGGCGCCTCTGCGGGTCGCCCTGCGCCGGGGGCATCCGATGGCGTCGCATCGAAAGGTGGCCCTGGAGGATCTGGCGTCGGAGCGCTACGCGCTCTGGCCGCGCGAGCTGGAACCGGGCCTCTTCGACCAGATGACACAGATCTTCACCCGGGCGGGCTTCGGCGAGCCGATTCCCCTGGAGGGGTTTTTCCCATCGGGCCGAACCACGCTGGGGATGGTCGCGGCGGGTCTGACGATCGCCCTCGTGGATCCCGGCACGCAGGTCCCGACGCCGGGCGTCGTCTTTCGTCCCTTGAAGAAACCTCTCTTCGTGGAGCTGGGTGTGGTTTACCGGCGGGGAGACTCATCGCCCCTGTTGACGCACTTCCTCGGTTCCGTTCGGGAGCTCGCGCGGAGAGCCGCGCGTACCCGATCACGGGCGGTCAACAGATCGACGAATGCGGGAGGGACGGGCTGATCGTTGACCCGAGCGAGCCGGGAGAAAGAGTTCACCCGACAGGCTCGTCAGCAGCCCGACCGTCGATCGTCTCCATGTTCTTCGGCTTGAAATCTCATGCGATGCTTTCTTCCGGCTGCCGGATCATCGGCAGGTCTGCGGTGAAGGCGCACCCCTTTCCCGGGATGTTGCGCACATGGAGCGTGCCGCCGCTCGCCTCGAATCCACGCTTGCTCATCGTCAGACCCAGGCCGAGGCCGCTGCGATCGCTCCCGCGCCTCCCGAACGGCCGGAAGAAGCCGAGAAGATCGTCGGAGGACAGCCCTCCGCATTCGTCCTCGACTTCGATCCGCACCCGGTCCCCGATCGTCGACGACCGGAGGACGACCCCTCCCTCCCGGCGCGTGAACTTGAACGCGTTCTGGAGGAGATTGCCGACGGCCGAAGCCAGGACCTGCCGGTCGGCTTGGACCGACGCCGATCGATCGTCGCGCGCGACGGTGAGGCGCAGGCGTCGGGCCTCGGCTTCCATCTTCGCGGTCGCCTCCACCTCGTCCATGAAGCTGCCGACGAGGATTCGCTCGCGATGCAGGATGTCGGCATCGACGCGGGTCTCCGAGAGCGACCGGGCGACGAATGCCTGCATCCGGGACAGGGCCCGCCCGAGAATCACGCCCGTCGCCCCGTTGGCCCCCACGTTCCCCGTCCGAAGGGCTTCGAAGGATATCGTCGCGGTATTGAGAAGGTTGCGAAGCTCGTGGGCGAAAGCTCCCCGCCGCTCGGTGTCCGCCGCCGCGATCGCTTCGTCGCGCTTTCGCCCGAACTCGGTCACGGCCAGGGCGATGGCCTCGTCCAGGCAGCGATTCAGCGTGCGGAAGTCGTCGGTCGAGATCGGCGCATTCCGTTCGAGGGCCAGCTCGGTGATCGCCTGGCAGATGTCGCCGTAGTCGTGGACCACCTGGCTCACGGTGAACCCCAGGCGAAGCATGTCATCGCCGCGGCGCGCCGCGCTCTCCCGGATCTCCGGGCTCGAATCCATCCCCCCCGCAGAATGTCGGCGAGCTGGTCCAGGAACAGAGGAACGCCGCTTTCGAGCTCCTCGGGCGTCGGAACGGGAAGCGATCTCGCGGCGACCTTCGCCCGGCAGGCCGCGATGAGCTCGGTGCGGTTCTGCGTGATGAATTCCTGCAGCATGGGAGCCTCCGACTCCACGATGGCTCTTTCCCTCGGGACAGTCCAATCGCTTCTTTCTCTCGTATCGAGACGCGAAACCGATCGCCGCCGCCGGTCCCATGTAAAATTCGAACCTCGACATGGAGCTTCGACATCTTCGATATTTCGTGGCGGTGGCCGACGAGCTCCATTTCGGCCGCGCCGCCGCGCGGCTGCACACTTCCCAGCCCTCGCTCAGCCAGCAGATCCGGGATCTCGAGCGAGAGCTCAAGGTCGACCTCTTCTTTCGGACGAAAAGGCGCGTCGCGCTGACTTCGGCCGGAAAGCGCTTCCACCAGGAAGCCCGCGCCATTCTCTCCTCGGCGGAACGGGCCGCCGGTCTCGCGCGGGAAACCGCGCGGGGGGAGTCCCGGGAGCTCTCGATCGGCATCTCGCCGGAGACCGACTGGTTCTTCCTGGGCAAGGTTCTCAACCTTTTCGCGGAACACGCGCCCTCCGTGGCGGTCCTGTTCCAGAACCTGACGCCGGAGGCTCAGGTCGCGGCGCTTCGGGGCGGTCAGATCGACGTCGGATTCGTCGGACTTCCTCTCGAGGCCGACGGGCTGGTCACCGAGCCGACGGGACGGGTACGACTGGTGGTCGCCCTGCCGGCGAATCATTCGATGGCGGAGAAGCCCGATCTGAAGCTCGAGGACCTGTCCAGGGAAGCCTACGTGCTCTGGCCGAAACACCTCTCCCCCGGCGCCTACGAGCAGATGCTCTCGGTGTTCCGGCAGGCGGGTTTCGGGCCGCCCATCGAGATGGAGGGGGGAATTCCGTCGACGCGAACCGTTCTCGGGATGGTCGCGGCGGGCCTGACGATCGCCCTCGTCGATCCCGTCCTCGAGCACATGTCGGCATCCGCCGTCGTCTTTCGTCCCCTTTCGGGCCCCGGCGTCTTCACCGAACGAGGAGTCGTGTACCGGCGCGGCGACGCCTCGCCGATCCTCGCCTCATTCCTCGAGGAGGTGAGGCTCACGTCCCGAGAGCGCGCGGTCGAGAAGACGGCGGCGCCGGCCGCGAAACGAAAAAGCCCCCGGACGGCGAAGAGCCGCGCGGGGGCGAAAGCCCGGAGTTAATTTCGTCGTTTCGGTCGCGTTCCTCTTGCCCCCGGCCCGGGCTACCGGGTCTGCGGCGGAGGCTCCGTCGAAGTCGTCGGCTCGCCCTTCTGTTTCTTCGTATCCGGCTTCTTTCGTTCCGTGGTCTTACCGCCCGGGCTCGCCGACTGACGGGGCGGCGGCGGCGCGGACCGGTTCACGTTCGGAGTCGGTCGGCTTTCCGATCCGGCCTGCGGCGTCGGTCGACGTTCGGGAGCCGCCTGGCGATTGTTGTCCGGCCTCGTCGGCGGAGGCGGTTCGACGGACCGCTTCGGAGGCGCCGGCCTCTGGCGGTCGGTCGGTTGCGCGCTCTGGCCTCGCGGCGCGGACGGCGGCGGCGAAGTTCGCTGCTGAACGGCGGGACGATTGCTTTCCGGCGATGACGGCGGGGGCGTCCCGGACGTTCGCTTCGGAGGCGCGTTGGTCTGTCGATCCTGGGAAGGCGCGCCCTCGCCTCGCGGCGCGAGCGGCTGCTGCGAACGGCCCTGCTGAACCGCCGGGCGATTGTTGTCCTGGGATGAAGGCGGCGTCCCGGACGTCCGCTTCGGAGGCGCGTTGGTCTGCCGATCCTGGGAAGGCGCGACCTGGCCTCGCGGCGCGAGCGGCTCCGGCGAGCGGCCCTGCTGGACCGCCGGACGATTGTTGTCCCGGGATGGAGGCGGCGTCCCGAACGTCCGCTTCGGAGGCACGTTGGTCTGCCGATCCTGAGACGGCGCGCTCTGGCCTCGCGGCGCGAGCGGCTGCTGCGTCGCGCGAGCGCCGGTTCCGGCGCCCGGTCTCGGCGAGGCGACGGCGTTCGGAGCGATTCGGGACGGAGCCGGCACCTCGGGCCTTGCGGCGGCAGCCGGAGTGGCGACGATCGGGCGGTCCGGGGTGGCGAGGACTTTTCCGCGGGGAGCCGTCACGGCCTGCGGACGGGGCGCCGCGGCGCTCTTCGGGGAAAAGGTGACGGCGCCGGACGGAGCCGCTGCGGGTCGAATGGGCTGGATCGCTCTGGCTCCCTGGTTGCTCTGAATCGAGATTCGAGCCGCCGCGGCGGCCGTCACCGGCGCGCCTCGCTGCTCGCGGATCGCGGCGACCTTCGATTGGAATGACGGAGGCGACGGAGGAGGCGCCAGGCGCGTCACGACGGCCCGTGAGCTCACCTGGACGGGTGGCCGCGCCGCCGCGGCCGCGTTGCGGGAAACCCGAAGAGCTCCCGCGGTGGGCATGACGGGCAGCGCGCCGTGAAGCACCGGCGCGGCTTCGACCTGGCGGATCACCGACGCGTCGCGGACGTAATTTCCGGAGACGGAGCCTCCCGAGACGAAGGTGTTCTGGTTGACGACCGTGACGTAGTTGCGGTTGACGTAGTTGACGTTGGTGACGTTCCCATAGCCGCCCGCGTGGCCATAGTCACCGTCGTGCGATCCCCACCAGGGGACGAACGGATCGCGGGGTCCGAGGGGAAACCATCCCATGTATCCGCCGCCGCCTCCGATGCTGAAGGACGCCGACCAGCCCGGTCCGCCGCCGACGAAGGCGACGAGCGCGGGCGAGTAGCTCGCGAACGCGACTCCGGGAGCCACGGGAACCCAGAACCAGCGGGAGGAATGATTGACCCAGCGTCCGTAGTGGTACGGCGCCCAACCCCACGGTTCCTCCGCGATCCAGGTCCAGCCCCAGGGATCCTGCCAGCCCCAGCGGCCCGAGCGGTAAGGTTGCCAGCCGACTTCCACCCTCGCCGGCGACCAGACGTGGCCGTACTCGGGAATGTCGCTCCACTGGCCGTACTCGTCGAGGTCTTCGGCTCCGACGACACCCGCATTCACGTAGCGGTAAGAGTCGCCGCGCCGGTGCGCCCCTCTCTGATCCACCCACCGATCCCAGGCGTCGACGCCCCGAAGCGCGACGACGTCGTACTGCGGCGAATCGATCCCCGTGATGTCCATCTCGCTGCCCGCGGAAAGGGGAACCTGGCCCCCTCCCGCCGCGACGAGCGCCTGTCCGCGCCGGACGCCCACGCGGGTGTTGCCGTCGGCGTCCACGTCGAGGCGGTAGTCGCCCGCCCGCTCGAAGGTCACGGCCACGTTGGGCGTGTCCACCTCGAAGGATTCCTGGGCTCCGAGACGGGCGAGTCGGAACGACGCGGTCCCGGCCTGGAGCGAGAACTGATCGACCCCGTCCGTGAGGTTCAGAACCGAGAGATCGCTCTGGGCCCCGAGGCGCACGAAGTTTCTTCCCTCCAGCTGGAGCTCGGCCCGGCCTTCTCCTCGCAGGTAGAGCCGATCACCGATGCTCATCGGAACGTTCACGGCGGCGTCTTCCCACACGTCGGGCTGGTCGCCCCGGTTGTAGGAAACGTCTCCCGAAAGATACGAGACGCGCGCGACCGATTGCTGGACGCCGCCGTTTCCGGGCGGCCCCTGAGCGCGGGCCGTGGAGGCGGCGAGAACCCCGAGCGCGCCGAGAAATAGCGTGGTACCGCAAAACTTCTTCATGGTCATACTCCTACCCGGTCGAGCGGCGAGACTTGGGGCGCTCGCTCGACAGATTCACAGCATGAGCGCCTCCGGACCCGGCGTCCAATCGTTTCTTCCTTTCTCAGTGAGAGGAACTAACGATGTCCCACGGCCCGGATCACGCTGTACCCTGTCCGTGTAGAGGAGGTCTCCATGCTTTACACCATTGCGATCATTCTGCTCATCCTCTGGGCTCTCGGATTCTTCGCCTTTCACGTCGGGAGCGGTCTCATTCACCTGCTCATCGTCGTGGCGGTGATCATGCTGCTCGTTCAGCTTTTCTCCGGACGCCGCCGGATCGTCTAGGGATCACTAGGATCAGATGTCCCTGCGGTTGAAGGCGACGGACAGCGGGTTGGCCGCCGACGAACGGCTCCCGCCGTCCTCGCCTTCTTCCGTTGTGCGGCGCACGATCCAGGTCCTCCTCGTGACGCTCGGCGTCGCGAGCGCGCTCTGGGCCGTCTATCGCCTCCGAACGATCCTCCTGCTCCTGGTCCTCGCGGTCTTCTTCGCGTATCTGGTCGTTCCCCTGGTCCGGCTCGTTCATCGGCCTTTCGTGGTGAAGGGACACAGGCTCCTCCTTCCGCTGAGCGCGGCCATCGGCCTGGTCTATCTGTTCGTTTTCGGATCCCTGGCGGCGGCCGTCGCCGTCCTGCTCCCGGTCGTGAACGACCAGCTCGGCGACCTCGCGTCGGAGATCCCCGG
This sequence is a window from Thermoanaerobaculia bacterium. Protein-coding genes within it:
- a CDS encoding acyl-CoA desaturase, which encodes MIRRNLVPRSAGAEEVAQERRLSWFNILFLSLTPVIGIFGTAAYAIAYGVRWWEPTLFFVLFGLVSFSVTAGYHRCFSHKAYVSHPALQAFFLFFGSMALQNSALKWSSDHRDHHRYVDRDWDPYSIKRGGLWAHVLWLFYEEPGELTYDNVPDLKANRLVRWQFHLNNWFGLIAGLGIPTAIGALFGRPLGGLLWGGFLRIAVIHHTTFLVNSVAHLYGKRPYTEENSARDNGLLSFVTNGEGYHNFHHKFPSDFRNGVRWYQWDPTKWLIAFLGFTRLARNLRRTPQAAIEAARLRLKTAKALRAP
- a CDS encoding thioredoxin domain-containing protein, which translates into the protein MSKKAKVLKAPVNSKDHVRGSPLAAVTLVGYGDFTCGECAKSYRAVKKIQAKMGPRLRYVFRSFPRLPLDGKSEGAAEAAESAGAQGKFWEIHDRMFENQGAEDQLRLAEHARALGLDADQFQRDMRGHVHLTRVRVVREEGVRSGVVEVPTFFINSLRHESAFGLATLLPAVQAAGGGA
- a CDS encoding LysR substrate-binding domain-containing protein, with translation MELRHLRYFIAVADELHFGHAAARIHISQPALSQQIRNLEKELHVELFRRSKHRVELTRAGESFSREAREILASADRAADLARQADRSDRGRLVVGASPKTNWQIMRRVLRDFADHFPAVEVIVQVLATGTQTAALQSGGIDVGFVSLPVSGEGLGSECLERAPLRVALRRGHPMASHRKVALEDLASERYALWPRELEPGLFDQMTQIFTRAGFGEPIPLEGFFPSGRTTLGMVAAGLTIALVDPGTQVPTPGVVFRPLKKPLFVELGVVYRRGDSSPLLTHFLGSVRELARRAARTRSRAVNRSTNAGGTG
- a CDS encoding HAMP domain-containing sensor histidine kinase; the encoded protein is MSQVVHDYGDICQAITELALERNAPISTDDFRTLNRCLDEAIALAVTEFGRKRDEAIAAADTERRGAFAHELRNLLNTATISFEALRTGNVGANGATGVILGRALSRMQAFVARSLSETRVDADILHRERILVGSFMDEVEATAKMEAEARRLRLTVARDDRSASVQADRQVLASAVGNLLQNAFKFTRREGGVVLRSSTIGDRVRIEVEDECGGLSSDDLLGFFRPFGRRGSDRSGLGLGLTMSKRGFEASGGTLHVRNIPGKGCAFTADLPMIRQPEESIA
- a CDS encoding LysR substrate-binding domain-containing protein codes for the protein MELRHLRYFVAVADELHFGRAAARLHTSQPSLSQQIRDLERELKVDLFFRTKRRVALTSAGKRFHQEARAILSSAERAAGLARETARGESRELSIGISPETDWFFLGKVLNLFAEHAPSVAVLFQNLTPEAQVAALRGGQIDVGFVGLPLEADGLVTEPTGRVRLVVALPANHSMAEKPDLKLEDLSREAYVLWPKHLSPGAYEQMLSVFRQAGFGPPIEMEGGIPSTRTVLGMVAAGLTIALVDPVLEHMSASAVVFRPLSGPGVFTERGVVYRRGDASPILASFLEEVRLTSRERAVEKTAAPAAKRKSPRTAKSRAGAKARS
- a CDS encoding DUF6600 domain-containing protein produces the protein MKKFCGTTLFLGALGVLAASTARAQGPPGNGGVQQSVARVSYLSGDVSYNRGDQPDVWEDAAVNVPMSIGDRLYLRGEGRAELQLEGRNFVRLGAQSDLSVLNLTDGVDQFSLQAGTASFRLARLGAQESFEVDTPNVAVTFERAGDYRLDVDADGNTRVGVRRGQALVAAGGGQVPLSAGSEMDITGIDSPQYDVVALRGVDAWDRWVDQRGAHRRGDSYRYVNAGVVGAEDLDEYGQWSDIPEYGHVWSPARVEVGWQPYRSGRWGWQDPWGWTWIAEEPWGWAPYHYGRWVNHSSRWFWVPVAPGVAFASYSPALVAFVGGGPGWSASFSIGGGGGYMGWFPLGPRDPFVPWWGSHDGDYGHAGGYGNVTNVNYVNRNYVTVVNQNTFVSGGSVSGNYVRDASVIRQVEAAPVLHGALPVMPTAGALRVSRNAAAAARPPVQVSSRAVVTRLAPPPSPPSFQSKVAAIREQRGAPVTAAAAARISIQSNQGARAIQPIRPAAAPSGAVTFSPKSAAAPRPQAVTAPRGKVLATPDRPIVATPAAAARPEVPAPSRIAPNAVASPRPGAGTGARATQQPLAPRGQSAPSQDRQTNVPPKRTFGTPPPSRDNNRPAVQQGRSPEPLAPRGQVAPSQDRQTNAPPKRTSGTPPSSQDNNRPAVQQGRSQQPLAPRGEGAPSQDRQTNAPPKRTSGTPPPSSPESNRPAVQQRTSPPPSAPRGQSAQPTDRQRPAPPKRSVEPPPPTRPDNNRQAAPERRPTPQAGSESRPTPNVNRSAPPPPRQSASPGGKTTERKKPDTKKQKGEPTTSTEPPPQTR
- a CDS encoding lmo0937 family membrane protein — translated: MLYTIAIILLILWALGFFAFHVGSGLIHLLIVVAVIMLLVQLFSGRRRIV